AATTAGTCTTTTGAAGTAAAAATactcgaatttgactttttcttaatttcattgactctagaatatatcaaataattatttaagcttaaattaaatttacaataattttatttagcttaaattctagacttttcaattatttcttaattattcaattttaatgcgttttaatcccgaattaattcaaactttaatatataaaattcctaaattaaaaatttagactttttatattattttatccctCTTGAACCACGACTCCATGAGCCATGTTTCGAATTAAATTCCAAGAATAAAACCCTAACACGAGCCAAGCATTTACCCCACGAGCCAACTTGATTTTTCATCGAGCCAAGCCCGAACCATGCTGGACCATCTTCAAGCCAGACcccctatggaccctactggacccttagcaCCCCAAGAACCTGACCCTAAGCTCGAACCGAAGGCTCACAACAGCACCAGCTCTCGGTCGAGACTCCTAGTTGACATGGACTCCTCGAAATCGCGCCTAGGACCTAGCCTCTGGACCAGACCCTGAACCAgccccttgtgcaccctcttagggCCCTAGTGACTCGACCTAGACCAGCAcaaagccccctggccgagcctaaTCTCCCTGCGCGGCTGCGCTGCGCTGCACCAGCGTTCACATGCGCGATTACGcgcgggtggagtcctagcttgctaggagtCCTAGaaagctaggactcctccccagcccctcGACTTGAGTCCTACCGTGGCTCGGACTCCTTCCATGACTCAAGCACGGCCCTAGCCCATCCGTGGTTGCAACCGAGCCATGCCATGCTATGATTTCCCTTGAACCTGAGCCCCATGATACACAAACACATGTTTTCGGTTTCCAGCTTATTTCGGTTCATGTTTGCAGCGTGTTGTGTGGCTATAGGACTCCCTAAATTTGTGTAAATCAACCATTGATCAATACTCTAAtaatggcagccccttaacaacaTAATAAACATGCTTTTGGATCAAAAATCAAGAGTTTAACACACGTTCatgcatagttacgaaaatataAGAAGTGTAACTTGTTTTTccatgcaatttcataaataaatacataatatggtatgatgATGAGTAAATAAAAGAGTATGACGTGCTTTTGTatttttaacgcacgaattaCGTTGACgaattgaagaacgacgacgaggggGCGTTGGCTTGAAAACCTTTGAAGAAATTTCGATGTTTCCTCTCAATTTCCTTGTGTGCTTTGAAGTGAATAAAGAGTTTGGGATTTGTTGGGGTGTGGGACAGTGTGAGTTTAATGGTGCTGAGAAGGGTTTGAGgcttatttaaaattaataaaagcaCTAACACTAGCTTAGGCCTATTAGcaaagttaattaggcccaattagtccattagtgcttaattcaaatatttttttaataaaatttgtgaatttattagttgGGTTGCCAAAATGttcttatttttgttgaaaatccaacaccgataaaaattacgtctcgacgtataaaatcacctcaaaactccttattttcaaaaataagaaaaaatttcaaccatattttaaataattaaaaaaaatttaataaaaaaattttcatttttctgcGATCGAttttcgttcctcgatcgcaactcaaataacctttaaaaatacatttttatgcaatcatgtagaaaagtacattttaaacatgtcgacatgcacaacatatttaatccatgcaattaaaacatttaattaaaatacaagaattttaataatttgcatgcatgtggcaCACGttgaccttcaaattttcgggacgttacatattttaaattttgtttataaataaaataaaggaTATTGAAGTACACTCATTGATTTGAAAGATCCAAACCAAAAAATGTTGGtcgaataaattatattattgaaCATAAATGTTTTAATGTAATAAAACACATAATTATgttttttcttctattttttcattgatttaGCACAATTGCTTGTAAAAATTGTAACAAAATTGAATGTTTTGTGACTGCAAACAatctggaaaaaaaaataaaaatattcttcactatatttatatatatatatatatatataatccaaCAAGTCAGCTAATCAATATTCGAGCATGGGCCCATTTTAACAGCCCAAACTTGCTGCCTCTTAGTGGGCCATATAGAAATCAATATTCAAACGGTTCGGAAAAGAAAACTGGAGATTCAAAGGACAGGGGCAAATATGGAATTTCAACACTCGATCCAAATCCCTAACGAAAACACTAGCCTACTTTTCCTCGGCCTTTTTCGTTTGCAGTGTTCATTCTACTCTCTCACTCCGCGGCAAAGATCCGAGGAGTTTTGAGATCAAATCGGCGCAATAAGCAATTCTGAGAGAGCTCGTTCAGTTAATTGGTTCTGTATTTTTACTCTGATCTTTCTTCGTATCAGACTTTTCACTGCTTATCAggttaatattaattaaatttgtcctttgttgttgttgttgttgttgttcgTTAACATGTGATTGTTGTGCTGTTGATGTTGAATGATCGTACGGGGAACTTCAAATTTTATTCAtagtgttcttattttctgttaTGACCGTGGATGATtaagtttttgttttgtttgtggGAGATCTGTATGGTTATACTTTTATTCAGTTGATCATCAGAACAGTATATACGTGTTTCCCTctcttcaattttatttttttacgtgTCTACCGATTTTTGTTGGGGTTTTCCTGCCTTTTGGTGTCGCTTTATGTTCTCTTTTGTAGAAAAATGAGTTTCTGCATGCGAGATTGGTGAGCGAGTTTCTCGGTTATATGCGAGCTTGTGGGATTGCCTTACGACATAATTTGTGTTTGAAAAAGTTGCGGGCTTTTACATCTCTGTGCATCTCATCCCGTGTTTCTTTTACATCTCAGTGCATCTCATCCCGTGTTTTTGTTCAATAACTCATTTTTTCCCAAGTTTTCCCCATTTTTTAGATTGGTTGGTCTTGTTTTTTCTCCATAATCAATTTAGGTGTTACTATCATCAACTACGGGGTAGATTGATGGATTGGGAAAAATACCTTTATGATGTGAATCTTGAAGTTGTGGATTATATATTCTTTTTGCGTCAGTTTAGCACTACCATATGGCCATGGACTTGGGCTTATGTTTATTGGGTGATTTGAAAAAAAACTCAGTTCCTTGTGTTGTTTTGGCGTTGGTAGCTCCAATGTGTTTTGTTTTTTCTGAGCGTTGTCACTTGTTGGTAGAGAGTGCATGAATTTTTTTGGTAATGTTTACATAATTGAGACTGCATTTATATTTCAGGTCCAGGGACGGTGCACATTTCTCCTTTTTCTAAACAATGTTTGGTTTtgaaaaattctccctgaaaatTTTCCATGCATGTGAAAAATATCCATTGGAGTGTCTAGTAGTGTTTCTGACCACTTTTTCTCTCATATCCCATATTATATTGCTGTTTATTTATTGACTGGTTAATGTACACTTTTGTTTCTCTCTTATGGTTTCTGTTGTTTTCTTCTTCATTATATGATCTATTATTGCTCTGGTAGTCATAGCTGTTGCATGTGCAAATCTTTGATTTATTTTTCTGCAGTCATGGCTGGAATGGCACCTGAAGGTTCTCAATTTGATGCTCGCCAGTATGATACAAAAATGAATGAGCTGTATGATCTATTCGCATCGCAACTTTATGACTCAAGAAGTTATTTATTAAGGCTGTTATTGACTTTGGCCTTTTCTGATCATCTGAGTTTGTTGGCTCAGGCTTGGTACTGATGGGGAGGAATTTTTCACCAGTTATGATGAGGTGTATGACAGCTTTGATTCTATGGGCTTGCAGGAAAATCTTCTTAGGGGCATCTATGCTTATGGTAAACTTGGATAAATAGTATGCCGATCCCTTCTGTTCTGCTTTTTTCTACAAAATTGCAAACTTTATAAACTTTACCTTTGAAggtcatttatttttttgagaatCCAAATTTAACTTCCAGCTGTAAATTTTATCAAGCTTTTTGTTATTTCAGTTTTAATGAGCATACGTACTGGATACAACTTATCAAGTGTTTCTGGCTTCTCATCTAGGGTTGTCTGACAATTTGATAGTTTTGTTGATATATGTTTTCCTTTTTTAGACTAGATTTAGATTTTTTTCAGGAAAATGAAAGTTTTATTTGTATCTACTTGAAGGTTTTGAGAAGCCCTCTGCTATCCAGCAAAGAGGTATTGTTCCCTTTTGCAAGGGGCTTGACGTGATTCAACAGGCTCAATCTGGAACTGGAAAGACTGCAACCTTCTGCTCTGGAATTTTGCAGCAGCTAGACTATAACATAGTCGAATGCCAGGCCTTGGTTCTGGCACCTACTCGTGAGCTTGCTCAGCAAATTGAGAAGGTCATGCGAGCCCTAGGTGATTACCTCGGTGTTAAGGTCCATGCTTGTGTTGGAGGTACCAGTGTTCGTGAAGATCAGAGGATACTTTCCAGTGGGGTTCATGTTGTAGTTGGCACTCCTGGACGAGTTTTTGACATGTTGAGAAGGCAATCCCTACGGCCTGATTACATTAAAATGTTTGTTTTGGATGAAGCCGATGAAATGCTTTCACGAGGTTTTAAAGATCAGGTCTactattaaatatttatttttgccAACTGCCGTGAATGAAAAATTCTTTATCTAATCAGACTGATCCACTCTTTCAGATATATGATATCTTTCAGTTGCTGCCGCCTAAGATCCAAGTTGGCGTATTCTCAGCTACCATGCCACCAGAAGCTCTTGAAATAACTAGAAAGTTCATGAATAAGCCTGTACGTATTCTTGTCAAACGTGATGAGTTAACCCTAGAGGGAATAAAGCAGTTTTATGTTAATGTTGAAAAGGATGACTGGAAACTAGAAACGCTCTGTGACCTTTATGAGACGTTGGCCATCACTCAAAGTGTCATATTTGTCAACACCAGGCGTAAGGTCGACTGGCTTACCGACAAAATGCGCAGCCGTGATCATACTGTATCCGCCACCCATGGTGACATGGACCAGAACACTAGGGATATCATCATGAGAGAATTCAGGTCAGGTTCATCTCGTGTGCTTATCACCACCGATCTCTTGGCTCGTGGTATTGATGTGCAGCAAGTGTCTCTCGTTATTAACTATGATTTGCCGACCCAGCCTGAGAATTACCTGCATCGTATTGGCCGAAGTGGAAGATTCGGAAGGAAGGGTGTTGCCATTAACTTTGTTACTAGAGATGATGAAAGAATGCTTTTCGACATACAGAAGTTCTACAATGTTGTGATCGAGGAGCTTCCAGCCAATGTTGCTGATCTCCTCTAAGAAGTTTTTGTTTAACAAgaggttttttaatttttccttttttattttgTAGGATGGTTTAATGTGTAATAGACTTGAACGAAGTTTGAAGCTGTGGGGACTCTCCCCTCCCAATTTGGTTGACTGGTTCATAAACTTTTTGCTTATATTGTAGTTATCCAAAATTACTGCAGATTTTGGATTTCGTAGTAGCATTATTATCAAGTTTAATTTTCTTTGTTTATGTTTGCCTTATTATCGTGTCGTTCTTTGCCTGAATTTATTGCTAGATCACTGATGCAATAATTTGTTGCTACTACATATCAAGTTTGAAAGAAATTTTCTAAGTGGGTAAATAATTATAGAAGTTTCTCCCTCTAAATATGTTTGAACCGCTTTTTGTACTAGCTGCTTTTACATAAATCTTAAGGTATTGGCGAATTACTAGCACGTTTTAATTTATGTACATATAATCTTCATCATTATTCTAATTGGTTGCGGGTCGGTTATATGGATATTAATTCTCCAAACTCAACAATTTTTTAcgtatcatattttaaaccaaGTTCTAAGATATCTTTCTTAACCCCTTTTATTCAAGTTTTCAATAATCTACCATTCCTACTTCTACAATTAACATGTCGTTCTAAGATGTGTCAGATTAAGATCGTGTTTAGTCTCCTCTTCACATGACCAAACCATATTAGACGTCTCTTCCTAATCTTATCTTCTATGGAAGCTACACCTAAATAGCCTATAATCCTTTCATTCCTAATTCTATACTTGCACGTTTTGCAACACATTCATCTTAAGATACATGTATCTGGTACAGTCATCTTTTACATATGTAGGTGTGTAATGGCCCAACATTCCGAGCCATAAAACATAGCTGGTCGAATAATAGCCTtataacatttttatttcaGCCTCACATGCATCCTTCTATCGCATAAGACTCCTGATGTCATCCTCCATTTCATCCACCCTACTTTAATCCTATGATCTATATCCTCTCTAATGTCTCCAGTCTTTTGAATAATGGATCCTAAATAGCGAAAATCTTCACACTTTGGGACTTCTCGACCTCAATCTCAATTTGGCTACCCATTTCTCTAGATCCAGGATCAAAATTACAAACTAAATATTCCGTTTTTGAGCTACTATGTCTAAAACATTTACTCTCAAGAGCTTACACCAAGGTATCTCATCCCGAATATGTCATGTCAGCTCATCCACAACCAAAACAAATAGGTAAGGTCTTAAAGTCAATCCTTGATGAAGTCTTATTGCCACAAGAAATTCACATGATATCCCTCCAATATGCCTAACACTAGTTACGACACCTTCATACATATTTTAATGATCTCAATGTAGCATTGATATACATGCTTCCTTCTGAGTACAACCAGATTAATTCTCTAGGCACTCTATCATAAGCTTTATCTAAGTCGACAAATATCATATGCAGATTCCTATGTTGTTTTCTATATTTCACTATCATTTGTATAATCAAGAAAACAGCTCCTATTGTAGGCCTACCTGACATAAAATTAAATTGGTTCTCTGATACAGTAGTGAGACTCTTTAGTCTTTGTCTATCATTCGCTCCCACAATATCATTGTATGACTCATAAGTTTAATCTCTCTATAGTTTGAACAGTCCTGTATATTTTTGATATCCCGTGGGCCCCTAGGCCCGGATTACATCTTGGAGGCGAgggcccaaatggaagacaagtCCATCAAGAGTCCAGGTATCTACCCTTGgctcatccctagcccaaatggaagacaagcccatcaaggcctaggtattctcctataaataccaggtttgagtgttcagttcaaaaattcaatatattattttcagcagcatccttagctgctccccccatatatcctcagtcactgacttgagcgtcggaggggcaacgccaggacaccctcctggccccctcctaacggtcttcttcttgatttcagGCTCAGTGTAATCTTAAAGCCCACGTCTGAACTAGTGACGCTCGTtgggatcggaccctaaatttcccgtgagtatcacttggagCCGTCTGTGGGAAgatttgagttgagacgtagagatggtagggaagagagggagtagaagagctacctcatcatcatcgcgtcctcagaggggacctGAACAGTCTCATGCTGAGGCAAGGCAGGAACAACCCCATCAGGAGGCGAGAAtagaacaacctcgtcaagagaacAGGGTCGAACAACCCCGTCCTAATgaaaatgtggggaacttgaccctggagcagttgggtcaatttatcactcggaccGTGGATGAGGCTATGAAGAGGAACCAAGAATCTACGTTCGTTGAAGAGCAGGTcactcgccaggagcgagaggaaAATGCTGAGGGCCACCAGAGCAGGGTTGAAGAGACACAGCCCCACCAAAGTGGGGAGATTGGTGAAATGAGAGAaaggtggaaggatttgagtttgagccggtctCCACCCCGCTGTAAGGATTTTCAGGACACGCCATCCCacctttgggtcagattgtgctttccctatccttggggactgatcctcAACGGGTAACAAAAATGATAGCGTTCACTGTGGTGGATACCCTTTCAGCGTAtaatggaattctaggacgaccagccctgaaggatttcAAAGCCATAGCTTAcacttatcatcagaagcttaagtttcctgtgggaaaaggagttggagtcttgtgcggAGACCAAAAAGTCGCGTGTCGGTGTTAAGAAGGGGTAGTAAGGGAGGAGGGAAAAAGAGCATGTGTGGAGCTTAACATGATTAGGAAAGGAAGAAGCTGGTAACTTTGTCCTATGGAGGTACAAGAGGAGCAGAGATGAAATTTGAAGAATGCGCTGGGCAAGGCTCTAAAGAGGCTCGGGAACGTTTACCACCTTAGAGAATATTAATCTTGACTTGAATTTTGCTGTATTTGGTTTCTGAATTTGTCTTATGTTATcagttaaaatttaataaagccaagttcttatattatgttcgtggatgttgttgtattgtgaggatgaaataaattaaattttcctactaaagcatcgcctagcagaggagcagagtggggaggagaaaaattctattttcctgctcagacatcgcctagcagaggagcagagtgaggaaagagaaaaaattttattttcctgctaaggcatcgcctagcagaggagcagagtttgggaggagaaaaattctattttcctgctaaggcatcgcctagcagaggagcagagtgaggaaggagaaaaattttattttctgctaaggcatcgccaaGTAGAGGAGCATAGTTTGAgaggagaaaaatgttattttcctgctatggcgtcgcctagcagaggagttagagggtgatggtgaagaatctttattttcctgctaaggcgtcgcctagcagaggagttagagggtgatgatgaagaaactttattttcctgctaagacatcgcctagcagaggagttagagggtgacgaggtgaaatcttttttttcctgctaaggcgtcgcctagcagaggagttagagggtgagggtggagaatttttattttcctgctaaggcgtcgcctagcagaggagctagAGAGTGACgagatgaaatttttattttcctgctgaggcgtcgcctagcagaggagtaagAGGgtgaaatctttattttcctgctaaggcgtcgcctagcagaggagttagagggtgagggtggagattctttattttcctgctaaggcgtcgcctagcagaggagttagagggtgacgaggtgaaatctttattttcctgctaaggcgtcgcctagaaatttttattttcctgctaaggcgtcgcctaacagaggagttagagggtgacgaggtgaaatctttattttcctgctaaagcATTGcatagcagaggagttagacgGTAAAGGcggagaatttttattttcctgctaaggcatcgcctagcagaggagcagagtttggccggagaaaaattaaattttcctgctaaggcatcgcctagcagaggagtagagtgaaggaggagaattaaataaaaattttcctactaaggcatcgcctagtagaggagcagagtttgggagaagaaaaatttatttggtttgtcGATAACGAAAAATGTTTGccgctgcgaaaattacggggatcgacctgaCCGGTTAGGTCGCGGGGATCGACCTGCTCGGTCAGCTCGTGGGGGTTTGGGGGCAACGCCCCCAAAAGTTTTTCAGGAACCAAGGGCTGCGGGCGAAGGGAGAGTGCGAGGCGATGTGCTGGGCGAGCGTTGGGCAAGCGTGGCAAGGGAGAGGGGCGAGCTGGCATTGGGCGAGCGTGGAGCAGCGCTGGGCGAGCGTCGGGCGAGCGTGGCAGGGGCGCTGGGGAGCGCTTGGCGAGCctcgggcgagcgtggcagAGGCGCGCCGGGCGAGCGTGACGTGCGCGCTCGTGCGGGGCGATTGTGACGTGCGCGCTGGGGCGAGCTGACGGAGGCGAGGCAAGCGTACTCAGGCAAGGTGCTAGGGCATGTGCACGGTGGCAGGCGGTGCGCGGTCGAGCGTGAGATGGCAGGTGCGAGCTGACGCAGACGGGGCGAGCGTACTCGGGCGAGGTGCTCGGGCATGCGCATGGTGGCAGGCAGTGCGCGGTCGAGCGTGAGATGGCAGGTGCGAACAGAGAGGCGGAAGGCGAGGCTGCTGTGTGAGCGGGCTGGAAGTGGGGACGGGCGCTAGGGCTGCGCGGTGGCAAGATGGCGCGCTGGGGGCTGAACGCTGTTGTCAAGGCGCACGGTGAGGAGGGCGAGCATGCGAGGGCGTGCGCGCGGTAGCAGACGGCGAGCAAGCGATGACAGTGGCGAGCAAGGAGGCGGAAGGCTAGGCGCTACGCTCAGCGAGGACCTGCGTGAGGACGCGTGGGCGAGTAGGCAGTGCGAGGAGGGGCGGTGGGCGAGGCAGGGACGTGTGCCGAGCGTTCTAAGGGTGATGGCGCAGGTGCGAGAGGGCTAGGTCGTGAGGTGAATGTATGTGGGAGCATGCGGTTGCTAGACGATGGAGAGCTGCAGGATTACGATTTTTGATTTGCTTCCTATTTTCGGAGACTGACGAGcggctggaagaaaattcacAACTCGCACCGGTAAACCGAGAACGAACAaattaatcgaactttgaacctaagATTCAGTTCGACTCAGGAGGGAGAGACTAGTGATATCCCGTGGGCCCCTATGCCCG
This window of the Primulina tabacum isolate GXHZ01 chromosome 4, ASM2559414v2, whole genome shotgun sequence genome carries:
- the LOC142543097 gene encoding eukaryotic initiation factor 4A-14, producing MAGMAPEGSQFDARQYDTKMNELLGTDGEEFFTSYDEVYDSFDSMGLQENLLRGIYAYGFEKPSAIQQRGIVPFCKGLDVIQQAQSGTGKTATFCSGILQQLDYNIVECQALVLAPTRELAQQIEKVMRALGDYLGVKVHACVGGTSVREDQRILSSGVHVVVGTPGRVFDMLRRQSLRPDYIKMFVLDEADEMLSRGFKDQIYDIFQLLPPKIQVGVFSATMPPEALEITRKFMNKPVRILVKRDELTLEGIKQFYVNVEKDDWKLETLCDLYETLAITQSVIFVNTRRKVDWLTDKMRSRDHTVSATHGDMDQNTRDIIMREFRSGSSRVLITTDLLARGIDVQQVSLVINYDLPTQPENYLHRIGRSGRFGRKGVAINFVTRDDERMLFDIQKFYNVVIEELPANVADLL